The Candidatus Eisenbacteria bacterium genomic sequence GGGCGTTCCTTCCGACCTTCGTGGCCGAGCTGGTTCCGGGCCTCGATCTGGTGCCGACCTGGACGGCCGCGGTGTGGCTCGCGACCCGCGGCGCTGCCCGCAAGTGACGCCGCTCCGATGACGCGCGACGCCTCGCTGCTCGAGGAATGCCGCCAACTTCAGCGCGCGGTCGAACCCTACGCGACGCTCGCGGCCCTGCACGCCGCTCCCGAGTGGTCATCGCTCGCACCGCGATTCAACGCGGTACTGGCGCGCGTGCATCGCTACCTGCCGCCGGGCTTCGATGCCGACGCGTCCGCCAGCGAACACCCGGCGCCCATCGAAACCAATCCCGTGAACGCGGTGCACTGGAACATCGAACACGGGAACTGGTTCGATTTGCTCACGCACTCGTTGCGCGAGCACCCGAGCCTGCGGGATGCGGATCTGCTGATGATGAACGAAGTCGATCTGGGAATGGCGCGCGCCGGCAATCGCGACGTCACCGCCGAGTTGTGCGGAGCGCTCGGTCGCCACGGGGTGTGGGGCCCCATGTTCCTCGAGACCACACTGGGCCGCGACGACGACCTTGCGGCCGCCGCGGGGCGCACCAATGAGGAATCCCTGTTCGGGCTCTCGATTCTTTCGCGCTGGCCGATCGGCAACGCGCGGGTCGTCGAGCTGCCGAGTCCCGAAGCGCTTCAGTTCGATCTCGAGCGCATGGTCGGCCGGCACGTGGCACTGATCGCCGAGATCCTGCGGCCCGGCGCGCCGTTCGTCGCGGTCACCGCCCACCTCGAAGTACATCGCACCCGCGCGCATCGCGCGGCTCAGGTGCAGGCGATCGTCGAAGCACTGAGGGGCGAGCGGCGACCGATCGTGATGTCGGGTGATTTCAACACGCACACCTTCGACCGCGGCGAGTGGCACTCGGCACTTCTGGCGGGACTCGCGCTGCTGGCGACTCCGGGTCCGTGGCTCGAGCGGCGACTGCTGTGGCCCGATCGCGGTCCGATGGCCGAGCCGCTGTTCGAGATCCTGCGCACCGCGGGCTTCGCGTGGGAGCCGTGGGTCGACTTCCACCCCACGCTGCAGCTTCGCATCGACCGCGTCGACGAGTCGCGCGCGTTCTGGCTGCTCGACGCACTCGCGCACCCGGTCGTTGCGTGGGCGGGACGACGCGGAAAGCTGCGGCTCGACTGGTTTGCGGGGCGCGGATGGCCCGACGCGGCGGCCGCTCCGAGCACCCGCGGCCGCACGCTCGCGGGTCTCGATGGGCCCGGCAAGGCCTCGGATCACGCGCCGATCGTGGCGCATTTCGGGTAGGCTCCGCTTCGTCCTTTCACACCTCGCATTCCCTCGATCCGCTCAGGAGTCGCACCGCATGGCCCTCCCCGCCCGCAACACTCTCGCCGTGATCGGAGCCGGTCCGGTCGGCCTCGAAGCTGCACTCGCCGCGCTCGACGCCGGCTTCGACGTGCACGTCTTCGAGCGCGGGGACGTTGGCGCTCATCTGAGCGCATGGGGGCACGTGCGGCTGTTCACACCGTGGCGCATGAACGTGGGGACGACTTCGCGCGAGCGCCTCGAGCGCAGCGGTTGGAAGTGGTCGGATCCGGAGGCCTGCCCGACCGGCGCCGAACTCGTCGCGCAGGTTCTCGAGCCGCTCGCCTTGTTGCCGGAGCTGAAGGACCGCGTCCACACGCACGCGCAGGTCGTGCACGTGTCGCGGCGCGGTACGCTCAAGGGCGATCTCGTCGCGAATCCGGAACGTCGCGAGTTTCCATTTCGGTTGCTGGTCCGCGACACCGGGGGACGCGAGAACTTCATTCACGCTTTCAACGTGATCGATGCCTCGGGCGTCTACGGCACCCCGAACTGGGCGGGCGACGGCGGGATCCCGGCACGTCAGGAACTCTATCTGGGCCCGCAGCTGAGCTATCACCTCGACGACGTGAAGGGGCTGCGCCGCGAACGTTACGCCGGCAAACGCACGATGGTGATCGGTGCGGGACACAGCGCCGCCACGGTCGTGCGAGACCTCGCCGAGCTGGCGACCGAAGCTCCCGGCACCCGCGTGCTGTGGGCGACGCGTGGGGACGCCGCGACGCTGTTCCTCGAGCGCGCCGACGACTCGCTGCCGGAGCGCGCGACGCTCGATCGCGGTGCGCGCGCCCTGGTGGCGGGGGCCGACCCGGCGGTGACGCACGTGGGTGGTGCGGTGATCGAGGGCTTCGAGTTCAACTCGGCGACGCATCGCTACCGCGTCGCGCTGCGGATCGGCGAGCAGACGCGCAACGAGGAGGTCGACCAGGTGATCGTCAACACCGGATACGGCCCCGACAACTCGATCTATCGCGAGCTGCAGATTCACGAGTGCTACGGCTCGCGCGGCCCCATGAAACTCTCGGCGGCGATCCTGGGCGCCAGCGGCGCGGCCGGCGGCGACTGCACGAAGATGCCGGCATTCGGCATCGACGCGCTCGCGAACCCCGAGCCGGACTACTTCATCGTGGGCAACAAGTCGTACGCGCGGTACAGTTCGTTCCTGCTCGAGACGGGCTACCGGCAGGTCGCCGACGTGGTGGCGAGTCTGGCAGCGAACCCCACATCACTCGCGAGTGCAGCAGTGGGCACTGCGGCGGTGTCGAGCCCGACGGGGTGACCAACTCGCGTGCGCCGATGTTAGGCTCGCCCGCGATGAATTCTCCAGCCTCGCCGCTCACCCCCTCCCATCTCGACGAGCTCCGGGCCCTGCTCGGCGCCGACGGAGTGGTCAGCAGCAACGCGGCGCTCTTTACCTACGAAACCGATGCGCTGATGCTCGAGAAGCACCGGCCCGACGTGGTGGTGCTGCCGCGCAACTCCGACGAGGTCGCGGCGGTCGTGCGCTGGGCGCGATCCCTCGGACTGCCGATCACGGCGCGCGGCGCGGGCACCGGACTCGCGGGTGGCGCCACGCCCGAGTTCGGTGGAGTGGTGCTCAGCGTCAATCGCATGGACGCGGTGCTGAGCGTGGACGCCGAGCGGCTGTTCGCATGGGTTCAGCCCGGGCTCGTCAACCTGTGGTTGTCGCAGCACGTCGCCCCGCTCGGGCTCTATTACGCCCCCGATCCGGCCTCGCAGCAGGTCAGCACGATCGGCGGCAACGTAGCGACGAATGCCGGCGGGCCGCATTGCCTCAAGTACGGCGTCACGCTCAATCACGTGCTCGGCGCGGTGGTGGTGCTCGAAGACGGCTCGGTGGTGACGCTCGGAGGCGATGCGCTCGATTCGGCCGACGATGACCTGCTGTCGGTCGTGATCGGAAGCGAAGGCACGCTGGGAATCGTCACCGAGATCTGCGTGCGACTGCTGCCGAAGCCGGCGGCCGTGCGCACCATGCTGTTCGACTTCGAGACCATCGAAGCCGGTTGTCATGCGGTCTCGAACGCCATCGCTGCGGGGATGGTGCCGGCGGCGATGGAGATCATCGA encodes the following:
- a CDS encoding FAD-dependent oxidoreductase, which encodes MALPARNTLAVIGAGPVGLEAALAALDAGFDVHVFERGDVGAHLSAWGHVRLFTPWRMNVGTTSRERLERSGWKWSDPEACPTGAELVAQVLEPLALLPELKDRVHTHAQVVHVSRRGTLKGDLVANPERREFPFRLLVRDTGGRENFIHAFNVIDASGVYGTPNWAGDGGIPARQELYLGPQLSYHLDDVKGLRRERYAGKRTMVIGAGHSAATVVRDLAELATEAPGTRVLWATRGDAATLFLERADDSLPERATLDRGARALVAGADPAVTHVGGAVIEGFEFNSATHRYRVALRIGEQTRNEEVDQVIVNTGYGPDNSIYRELQIHECYGSRGPMKLSAAILGASGAAGGDCTKMPAFGIDALANPEPDYFIVGNKSYARYSSFLLETGYRQVADVVASLAANPTSLASAAVGTAAVSSPTG
- a CDS encoding FAD-binding protein, translating into MNSPASPLTPSHLDELRALLGADGVVSSNAALFTYETDALMLEKHRPDVVVLPRNSDEVAAVVRWARSLGLPITARGAGTGLAGGATPEFGGVVLSVNRMDAVLSVDAERLFAWVQPGLVNLWLSQHVAPLGLYYAPDPASQQVSTIGGNVATNAGGPHCLKYGVTLNHVLGAVVVLEDGSVVTLGGDALDSADDDLLSVVIGSEGTLGIVTEICVRLLPKPAAVRTMLFDFETIEAGCHAVSNAIAAGMVPAAMEIIDRHTVGLVEAWLHLGLPTDAAAVLLIEMDGPIEGLDAQVERIGAIAREAGARSMRVAKDDAERAAIWRGRKSAFGAYGRTASGFYIMDGVVPRTRLAEALSAIYRMAGERGLEAGNVFHAGDGNLHPHILFDADDPAARAAALEVSHEILRMCIRMGGTISGEHGVGIEKRSMMNELFAPEDLALMERLRAAFDPARALNPGKILPGGAGCGEARAAQAAFGGRDGVPAQLGGRAMSGDVEGPWI